From the Solanum lycopersicum chromosome 10, SLM_r2.1 genome, one window contains:
- the LOC101261677 gene encoding probable membrane-associated kinase regulator 3 → MAKNPLPSSINHLNDEEYIDSDVNSASQNREFEFQMASITNYNTTSPADELFYRGRLLPLHQKILQTQLFEDLENSFCVEVSAERPLDSGKRIKSSAINFTISSPSQSFEVSPNDHKISPKKVWIKFIKHSLITQKLKSLFSKSSCRNGNCCSSKDMNVSNKIIPLKSSNDIGSVSSRSFKWQQKSRNGSSSRSFSSTNFSSRSSFDCSFNSNYELNFSKRSSFTSESEGSIEDAVAHCKKSHTG, encoded by the coding sequence atggccaaaaatcctcTTCCATCATCAATAAACCACTTAAATGATGAAGAATACATAGACAGTGATGTTAACTCTGCCTCTCAAAACAGAGAATTTGAATTCCAAATGGCTTCAATTACCAATTATAACACAACTTCTCCTGCTGATGAACTCTTTTATAGAGGTAGGCTCCTTCCTCTTCACCAAAAAATCCTTCAAACACAACTATTTGAAGATTTAGAAAATAGCTTTTGCGTGGAGGTTTCTGCAGAAAGACCCCTTGATTCTGGCAAACGAATCAAGAGCTCCGCTATCAATTTCACTATAAGTTCACCATCTCAATCATTTGAAGTTAGTCCAAATGATCACAAAATAAGTCCTAAGAAAGTGTGGATTAAGTTCATTAAACATTCTTTAATCACTCAAAAGCTCAAATCTTTGTTTAGTAAATCTTCTTGTAGAAATGGGAATTGTTGTTCTAGTAAAGACATGAATGTTTCCAACAAAATAATCCCATTAAAAAGTAGTAATGACATTGGAAGTGTGTCTTCAAGGTCTTTCAAGTGGcaacaaaaatcaagaaatggaaGTTCTTCAAGGTCATTCTCTTCAACTAATTTTTCTTCAAGGTCATCATTTGATTGTTCTTTTAACTCCAATTATGAGTTAAATTTCTCCAAGAGAAGTAGTTTTACTTCGGAGAGTGAAGGTTCAATTGAGGATGCTGTTGCTCATTGTAAAAAGTCGCACACTGGTTGA
- the LOC101249226 gene encoding protein ALUMINUM SENSITIVE 3, with amino-acid sequence MEWDWLRDFLKGMIKPFAALVVVFMAIGLSYVQKLGLEGEMIYSVFRAFLQLSIIGFVLQFIFTQKNVAWIILAYLFMVTIAGYTAGQRAKHVPRGKYIAGVSILAGTCITMFLLVILNVFPFTPRYIIPVAGMMVGNAMTVTGVTMKKLRDDIKIQMALVETALALGATPRQATLQQVKRSLVIALSPVLDNAKTVGLISLPGAMTGLIMGGASPLEAIQLQIVVMNMLIGASTVSSIFSTYLSWPSFFTKAYQLETKVFSSE; translated from the exons atGGAGTGggattggttaagagatttcTTAAAAGGGATGATTAAGCCATTTGCTGCCCTTGTTGTTGTGTTTATGGCAATTGGATTATCTTATGTACAAAAATTGGGACTTGAAGGAGAAATGATTTATTCAGTATTTAGAGCATTTCTTCAACTATCCATTATTGGTTTTGTTCTTCAATTCATTTTCACTCAGAAGAATGTTGCTTGGATCATTCTTGCTTATCTATTCATG GTTACAATTGCTGGTTATACTGCTGGACAACGTGCCAAACATGTACCAAGAGGAAAATACATAGCTGGAGTTTCAATTCTTGCTGGAACTTGTATTACTATGTTCTTGTTGGTTATTTTGAATGTTTTCCCTTTCACTCCTCGTTACATTATTCCTGTCGCGGGGATGATGGTTGGCAATGCAATGACAGTTACTGGGGTTACAATGAAGAAACTCCGCGATGACATCAAGATACAAATGGCCCTG GTAGAGACAGCATTGGCTCTAGGGGCAACACCTAGGCAAGCAACGCTACAACAAGTGAAAAGATCACTTGTTATTGCTCTGTCTCCAGTGTTGGACAATGCAAAAACAGTTGGTCTTATATCACTTCCAGGTGCAATGACAGGACTAATTATGGGAGGAGCCTCTCCTCTCGAGGCGATTCAACTGCAGATTGTTGTAATGAACATGCTTATAGGGGCATCAACTGTTAGCAGCATCTTCTCAACGTACCTCTCGTGGCCATCGTTCTTCACCAAAGCTTATCAGTTAGAAACAAAAGTTTTCTCCTCAGAGTGA
- the LOC101267179 gene encoding pathogenesis-related protein PRB1-2 isoform X1, protein MSMLISKSQILSTAAILLLFSIFISFTEAVVPQFDWVQQEFLKSHNDLRSSVQWDANLAAFSQSWANQRKQQCDYRHHSTSPYGENIFWELYRQNTATSIVQKWFGEKQFFNHATNQCNCQPERAGCECGHYLNVVWRSTTKVGCSGFVYCDDQKGAIVVCSYDPIGNVKGVNPLNPVNNMRGVAPPVLQVNLPVALPANVRLTPPVLPPKPVNTGNVRRGRGRKHNVAVKSPAPLRRPSSPQKAQRGRGRRNSQGLNISDFNIGASS, encoded by the coding sequence ATGTCAATGCTAATATCAAAATCCCAAATCTTATCAACAGCAGCAATTTTGCTGCTATTttccattttcatttcatttacagAAGCAGTTGTCCCTCAATTCGATTGGGTCCAACAGGAATTCCTTAAATCACATAATGATTTGAGGTCAAGCGTACAGTGGGACGCCAACTTAGCTGCGTTCTCCCAGTCATGGGCGAACCAGCGCAAGCAGCAATGCGATTACAGGCACCACTCCACAAGCCCTTACGGAGAGAACATATTCTGGGAACTCTACAGGCAGAACACAGCAACTAGCATTGTCCAGAAATGGTTTGGAGAAAAGCAATTCTTCAACCACGCGACGAATCAATGCAATTGCCAACCTGAACGTGCAGGATGTGAATGTGGTCACTACTTAAACGTTGTATGGAGATCTACAACCAAAGTTGGATGTAGTGgttttgtatattgtgatgatcAAAAAGGCGCCATTGTTGTTTGCTCCTATGATCCTATTGGAAACGTAAAAGGCGTTAACCCTTTGAATCCTGTTAACAATATGCGTGGTGTTGCACCACCAGTTTTACAGGTGAATCTGCCTGTGGCGTTACCTGCCAATGTACGTCTCACACCACCAGTTTTACCACCTAAACCGGTGAACACTGGAAATGTGAGACGTGGTAGAGGAAGAAAACACAATGTAGCTGTAAAATCACCAGCTCCATTGAGACGCCCATCGAGTCCCCAGAAAGCTCAACGTGGGAGAGGTAGAAGAAATAGTCAGGGTTTAAACATATCTGATTTCAATATTGGAGCATCGTCATGA
- the LOC101267179 gene encoding protein MODIFIER OF SNC1 11 isoform X2 → MATTTTAQQNPDNHMKTLDEPSDPKPSAESVSPPDSAPDSPKSPPTDGAKEEIKAAGGDDSCQGNDIQKKMKRAERFGMPVKLSEEEKRSSRAERFGTGSPVQGSDALKKSEEHKRQARAERFGIVKSDTTDEEAKKKKARLTRFALPGKADPVEEDKRKARALRFSQPQPGSQPQANGKGNIEQEAVAADKAGEPE, encoded by the exons ATGGCCACCACTACGACGGCGCAGCAGAATCCAGATAACCATATGAAAACTCTAGATGAGCCGTCAGATCCCAAGCCATCGGCTGAAAGCGTATCTCCTCCCGATTCCGCACCCGACTCGCCGAAATCACCACCAACCGATGGTGCCAAAGAGGAAATCAAGGCGGCGGGAGGAGATGACAGTTGTCAGGGTAATGATATTCAGAAGAAGATGAAACGAGCGGAGCGGTTCGGAATGCCTGTTAAGTTATCCGAAGAAGAGAAGCGAAGTTCCCGAGCTGAGAG GTTTGGCACTGGATCACCAGTTCAAGGGTCAGATGCTTTAAAGAAATCCGAGGAGCATAAGAGGCAGGCTAGGGCCGAGAG GTTTGGGATTGTGAAATCTGACACAACTGATGAGGAGGCTAAGAAGAAGAAGGCTAGGTTGACAAGGTTTGCGCTTCCAGGGAAGGCTGATCCAGTGGAGGAAGATAAAAGGAAAGCTAGGGCTCTCAG gtTTTCACAACCCCAGCCTGGTTCACAACCACAAGCAAATGGCAAAGGAAATATTGAGCAG GAAGCTGTTGCTGCGGACAAGGCTGGAGAACCTGAATGA
- the LOC101251832 gene encoding thylakoid membrane protein TERC, chloroplastic, with protein sequence MDLASIIHNNTTQSPPKFHKISPISSPSSSPKWVHFQLAHLRFPPPISVGCKCRGRRYSAVVSCLRKSEQGEELSNAEERTQGSGTYVSSVKTVALCVFSAVAFGVGVGLTDGVSKSSEFFAGYLLEQSLSVDNLFVFVLIFKYFKVPLMYQNRVLSYGIAGAIIFRLSIILLGTATLQRFEAVNLLLAGILLYSSFKLFTGEEEDADLSDNFIVKTCQKFIPITSEYDGDRFITLQDGVWKATPLLLTVAVIELSDIAFAVDSIPAVFGVTRDPFIVFTSNLFAILGLRSLYTLISESMGELEYLQPSIGVVLGFIGIKMILDFFGYHVSTEASLGVVATCLSAGVLLSLVKKSDQ encoded by the exons ATGGATTTGGCTTCCATAATCCATAACAACACTACTCAATCCCCTCCAAAGTTCCACAAGATTTCCCCAATCTCTTCGCCTTCTTCATCCCCCAAATGGGTTCACTTTCAATTAGCTCATCTTCGCTTTCCACCACCCATTTCAG TTGGGTGTAAATGTAGAGGAAGAAGATATAGTGCGGTGGTTTCCTGCTTGAGAAAATCTGAACAAGGGGAAGAGTTGTCTAATGCTG AAGAAAGAACTCAAGGGTCTGGAACTTATGTGTCTTCTGTCAAGACAGTAGCCTTGTGT GTGTTTTCAGCAGTGGCATTTGGTGTTGGCGTGGGACTCACGGATGGAGTCAGCAAGTCATCTGAATTTTTCGCTGG GTATCTGCTGGAGCAGAGTTTGTCAGTGGATAATCTATTTGTATTCGTTCTgatattcaaatatttcaaagtacCACTTATGTATCAG AACCGGGTGCTATCGTATGGAATTGCTGGTGCCATAATCTTCAGGTTGTCTATCATACTGCTTGGAACAGCAACCCTGCAG AGATTTGAGGCAGTTAACTTACTGTTGGCTGGGATTCTTCTATACTCATCATTCAAG TTGTTCActggagaagaagaagatgctGATCTATCTGACAATTTCATTGTGAAGACCTGCCAGAAATTCATTCCCATCACAT CTGAATATGATGGTGACAGGTTCATAACTTTGCAGGATGGTGTATGGAAA GCTACACCTTTACTTCTTACAGTAGCGGTTATTGAACTCAGTGATATTGCATTTGCT GTTGATTCTATACCAGCAGTTTTTGGTGTCACAAGAGATCCTTTCATAGTTTTCACATCCAATCTCTTTGCAATTTTAG GATTGAGGTCATTGTACACACTCATTTCTGAAAGTATGGGGGAGTTGGAATATCTACAG CCTTCCATTGGTGTTGTCCTGGGATTCATTGGAATCAAAATGATCCTAGACTTTTTCG GATACCATGTTTCCACAGAGGCGTCTCTTGGTGTCGTAGCAACATGCCTAAGCGCTGGAGTCTTGCTTAGTCTTGTAAAGAAATCTGATCAATGA
- the LOC101258609 gene encoding probable serine/threonine-protein kinase PBL7 has translation MGWFPCSGPSKQTSKKKNSVDSGRHSTDKLKSKNSLRSKEVDKDAGSNQIAAKTFIFRDLAAATKNFRGDYLLGEGGFGRVYKGVIESNQVVAIKQLDRNGLQGNREFLVEVLMLSLLHHPNLVNLIGYCADGDQRLLVYEYMPLGSLEDHLHDPTPGKERLDWNTRMKIAAGAAKGLEYLHSASPPVIYRDLKCSNILLGEGYHAKLSDFGLAKLGPVGDNTHVSTRVMGTYGYCAPEYAMTGQLTLKSDVYSFGVVLLEIITGRKAIESSKTGGDFNLVIWARPLFKDRRKFSQMADPMLQGHYPVRGMYQALAVAAMCVQEQPNMRPVIADVVTALTYLASQKFDHETRGGIQTSRPGPATSPRMKRW, from the exons atggGTTGGTTTCCTTGTTCTGGACCATCCAAACAGAcctcaaagaagaaaaattcagTCGATTCGGGCCGGCACTCTACTG aTAAGTTGAAATCAAAGAATTCATTACGCTCAAAGGAAGTTGATAAGGATGCAGGGTCCAACCAAATTGCAGCCAAGACTTTTATATTTCGTGATTTAGCAGCTGCAACAAAAAATTTCCGAGGTGATTATCTTCTTGGAGAAGGAGGCTTTGGTAGAGTTTACAAAGGGGTGATCGAGTCCAATCAG GTCGTCGCCATCAAGCAACTAGATCGTAATGGATTGCAGGGCAACAGGGAATTTCTTGTCGAAGTGCTGATGTTAAGTCTGTTACACCATCCTAACCTTGTAAATCTAATTGGCTATTGTGCTGATGGAGATCAGAGACTTCTGGTCTACGAATATATGCCATTAGGATCATTGGAGGACCATCTTCATG ATCCTACGCCAGGTAAGGAACGGCTAGATTGGAACACAAGAATGAAAATTGCTGCCGGAGCAGCAAAAGGATTGGAATATTTACACAGTGCAAGTCCCCCTGTAATATATCGTGATTTGAAATGCTCCAACATTTTGCTTGGTGAGGGTTATCATGCGAAGCTCTCTGACTTCGGGTTGGCCAAATTGGGGCCTGTAGGGGATAACACCCATGTTTCTACAAGAGTTATGGGTACTTATGGGTACTGTGCACCAGAGTATGCCATGACAGGACAATTGACTTTGAAGTCAGATGTTTACAGCTTTGGGGTAGTCCTCCTGGAGATTATTACAGGCAGGAAAGCAATTGAAAGTTCAAAAACTGGAGGAGATTTCAATCTGGTTATATGG GCAAGACCATTGTTCAAAGATCGGAGGAAGTTCTCACAGATGGCTGATCCAATGCTACAAGGCCATTATCCAGTAAGAGGCATGTACCAAGCTCTAGCAGTTGCAGCAATGTGTGTTCAGGAGCAACCTAACATGCGTCCAGTCATAGCAGACGTTGTCACGGCTTTGACTTACCTTGCTTCACAAAAGTTTGACCATGAAACCCGAGGGGGCATCCAAACTTCACGGCCAGGACCTGCTACTTCACCTAGAATGAAACGATGGTGA